In the genome of Candidatus Saccharibacteria bacterium, one region contains:
- the rplU gene encoding 50S ribosomal protein L21 has product MSKKAVIQNGSSQYIVSVGDTIAIDQKLEEKTIEFDALLVIDGTSTQVGQPTIDKVKVKAKLIDPDYKAEKVTIVKFKPKKRYLKRQGHRQQYTLVEITAIA; this is encoded by the coding sequence ATGAGTAAAAAAGCAGTAATCCAAAATGGTTCTAGTCAATACATTGTCTCTGTCGGAGATACTATTGCAATCGATCAAAAGCTCGAAGAAAAAACAATTGAATTTGATGCTCTATTGGTGATTGACGGCACCTCTACCCAAGTAGGTCAGCCAACTATTGATAAGGTTAAGGTCAAGGCCAAGCTTATTGATCCTGACTACAAGGCTGAAAAGGTCACTATTGTCAAATTCAAGCCAAAAAAGCGTTACCTCAAACGTCAAGGCCATAGACAACAATACACACTAGTAGAAATCACTGCTATCGCCTGA